In a genomic window of Vigna angularis cultivar LongXiaoDou No.4 chromosome 6, ASM1680809v1, whole genome shotgun sequence:
- the LOC108343725 gene encoding single-stranded DNA-binding protein WHY2, mitochondrial isoform X1 has protein sequence MFKLSRVLHLTSTSRHRLLEVLSSRNVEVGDSLWDRRDFTHSAGISTSTNNYAAKGYASDRIFAPYTVYKGKAAFSLSPCLPTFTKLDSGTVVVDRRGSIMMTFMHSIGERKYDWEKRQRFALSATEVGSLINMGSQDSSEFFHDPSMLSSNAGQVRKSLSIKPNANSNGYFVSLNVVNNLLNTKDYFSVPVTAAEFAVMKTACSFALPHIMGWDQITNPQSRGTESRGTVGIQRKGGSQVLDLEWEK, from the exons ATGTTCAAGCTATCGCGCGTGCTTCATCTCACCTCCACTTCTAG GCATAGGCTGTTGGAAGTGTTGTCGTCTAGGAATGTTGAAGTGGGAGACTCTCTGTGGGATCGGCGTGATTTTACCCATTCAGCCGGCATTTCTACTTCTACAAATAATTATGCTGCTAAAG GGTATGCCTCGGATCGTATATTTGCTCCGTATACTGTTTACAAGGGCAAAGCGGCATTCTCGTTGAGTCCTTGTCTTCCAACTTTTACTAAGTTGGAT TCCGGGACTGTTGTAGTTGATCGACGTGGTTCAATCATGATGACTTTCATGCATTCTATTGGAGAACGCAAATATGACTGGGAGAAGAGACAG AGATTTGCTCTCTCAGCCACTGAAGTTGGTTCTTTGATAAATATGGGCTCTCAAGATTCCTCTGAATTCTTTCATGACCCTTCAATGTTATCAAG TAATGCTGGTCAAGTAAGAAAGAGCTTATCTATTAAGCCCAATGCAAACAGCAATGGATACTTTGTGTCATTGA ATGTTGTCAACAACCTGTTAAACACCAAAGACTACTTCAGTGTTCCTGTCACAGCTGCCGAGTTTGCTGTAATGAAGACAGCTTGCAGT TTTGCATTGCCACACATTATGGGTTGGGACCAGATAACTAATCCGCAATCCAGAGGCACAGAATCCAGAGGCACAGTGGGCATTCAACGGAAGGGTGGCTCTCAAGTTTTAGATTTGGAATGGGAAAAATGA
- the LOC108343725 gene encoding single-stranded DNA-binding protein WHY2, mitochondrial isoform X2 has product MWCESGHAIPQRHRLLEVLSSRNVEVGDSLWDRRDFTHSAGISTSTNNYAAKGYASDRIFAPYTVYKGKAAFSLSPCLPTFTKLDSGTVVVDRRGSIMMTFMHSIGERKYDWEKRQRFALSATEVGSLINMGSQDSSEFFHDPSMLSSNAGQVRKSLSIKPNANSNGYFVSLNVVNNLLNTKDYFSVPVTAAEFAVMKTACSFALPHIMGWDQITNPQSRGTESRGTVGIQRKGGSQVLDLEWEK; this is encoded by the exons ATGTGGTGTGAATCTGGACACGCCATACCCCAGAG GCATAGGCTGTTGGAAGTGTTGTCGTCTAGGAATGTTGAAGTGGGAGACTCTCTGTGGGATCGGCGTGATTTTACCCATTCAGCCGGCATTTCTACTTCTACAAATAATTATGCTGCTAAAG GGTATGCCTCGGATCGTATATTTGCTCCGTATACTGTTTACAAGGGCAAAGCGGCATTCTCGTTGAGTCCTTGTCTTCCAACTTTTACTAAGTTGGAT TCCGGGACTGTTGTAGTTGATCGACGTGGTTCAATCATGATGACTTTCATGCATTCTATTGGAGAACGCAAATATGACTGGGAGAAGAGACAG AGATTTGCTCTCTCAGCCACTGAAGTTGGTTCTTTGATAAATATGGGCTCTCAAGATTCCTCTGAATTCTTTCATGACCCTTCAATGTTATCAAG TAATGCTGGTCAAGTAAGAAAGAGCTTATCTATTAAGCCCAATGCAAACAGCAATGGATACTTTGTGTCATTGA ATGTTGTCAACAACCTGTTAAACACCAAAGACTACTTCAGTGTTCCTGTCACAGCTGCCGAGTTTGCTGTAATGAAGACAGCTTGCAGT TTTGCATTGCCACACATTATGGGTTGGGACCAGATAACTAATCCGCAATCCAGAGGCACAGAATCCAGAGGCACAGTGGGCATTCAACGGAAGGGTGGCTCTCAAGTTTTAGATTTGGAATGGGAAAAATGA